A stretch of DNA from Cryptomeria japonica chromosome 4, Sugi_1.0, whole genome shotgun sequence:
AACTTTTATTCTCTCTCACATAGTAGTTTTAAAACCTCCAGTGGTTGTATTGAAGAACACTTCACATGGGTTTTGAAGACTATTGTTGCTTTCTCATAATGTTTGTATGAAAGCAATTCTATGTTGTAGGGTGTTTGCTCTCTCTTGTAAGAAAGTGGTAATCTTagcatattatattattttattttttatgatagtTTAACTGCTATAAGGACTAGCCCCATtatcgcttttgactggagctttgAACTAGTGGAATCACAATGAAAGACCCCATCCCATGATGAACATGTTGAAGAGTTAACACATCTCGAATTTGTCTATGATGTTTTGCTTGCCCATTTTATGAACGATCGAATGTCTTCTTATCACTTCATTCCTCCTTATCCCTCCATGTCTCCTTATCACTCCAAGGCTTGCATTGTCGTGACTCCTTATCACTCCAATTCTCTCCTTATCAGTCCACATGACACCCTTATTTCTCCTCATCTCCTCCTTCAGGCTTTCTCCTTTCTATCCTCCGCGCCACCTATAGCTTTCGCGCCATTTTCCTTTGTTCTTTCTATTGTCTCTGATCCATCCACCGTCCACTACAGACAATTGTCTGCCACCTGCTAGCCAACGCAGCCCGACCATACACCTCACCTACTGTGTTTCGCTGGCACCACCTGACTGGGCATCATCACCTGCCGGTTCCACGCCTTAGCCACCTGCGGGTCTAGTCAATGGGAGTTTCACCGGCACACAGTTCATCATAACCAGTGATTTTCCAGTAGTTGGTTTGAAGAATCGAACCCTAGATCTTTGTAATTCTATGGAGTTGCAACTACTGTTGCACCACGCGGATGACCTCAATATTGTCTTATTTTTACATTCAATAGAGTattgtttatttttattatatatttattatcttTTCTTCTATCCttgctatttgtggaggtggaaacaccaaaatgaagATTTCACTATGGCAAGTCTCTATATAGCCATCCAAAAAAAATCTGTGTATAGGTATCAAAGAAGAAGTTTTCTAATGAAGGTTCTTGAAGTTGTCTAGTGTCTATGGTGATATCTCTCCTCTTCTCTGTCATTTTATAGTTTAGTTTCATTTAATATACATTTCTTCCAAGTGTTATAATTTTTTAAactcaactgtcaatcacattttagCATTTCCTAGACCTTGGACTCTGTGTACACCATTTTGTTATTCTCTGTGAACAAACTTTGTTCTCTGTCTGCACAAGATGCTACAACACCCCGCTATCATCTGTGAGCTCCATGTAGACATTCTAGAGAAAGAGCTAATCAGACTATTCAAAAGACTTGTGTGGTCTAGACTATTTGTTACTAAAGTCCTGAGAATATAACTCAATCCTACACTCATTGaaacatatattttttaattaattaggtaAACTTAAAAGTCGTAGTTACCTCTATATTAATCTGAGTGGAGGATTGATTATCTTTCATAGTAGTTCACATTTCTATGTGAGAAAACAACTTGACTTGGTGTATCCACGGCTATCATGGTGTCCATATCAATGTAAGATAAGATGATTGAACAAATCTCATTCATCTACCTCTACAGGCACATGTCATCCGTTTATATGAATTTTGTCTGTTTATATCAACAGATATTTGCTGTCTATTCATTAGTTTCACAAATTCTTTTCATGTGAATAAAATTGCTACAACAATATGtgaaatgatttttttcttttatataaaaaacaatcacaaaattttCTCTATCCTCGATATCTTATAATACGATCTCAAACATAAAATTAATGCTCTCTCTATTACTTAATATCGTTAAATATAACATAAGAAAAAAACCTCGAAATTTAATACTTGATAAAATATATCATCGAGTTTCTATATATATAATTTCTCTATTAGATTTAGTGCTGCTTGAAACATATCACAAAGATTCCCTATCCTTAATATCATAAAGTTTGAAGAACAAAGCACTCTCTAAATTTAATGCTTGATGAAGCATATCGCAAAAACAACGCACTCTCTTTAAATTTAATGCTTGACAACACTTTGTTAGCAACTTCGTGCCTGTTTCGAAAGAAATTCAGAAGAAATTTCGCTCTATAAAAGAGGCAAAACAAAATTGTGAGACGATCCAAATAACCCAAATAAAACGTGAAAAATTTAACTTGCTCAGAGAAAGAAATTTCGCTATCACAGTCACAGACAGATCATGTCCCTCTCAGACGGAAAACAAATAGGCCAACAAATGAATGCAATACTGAATATATGCCAATGTAAGAATCCTTCAATTCAACCATTCACACATTTTCAATAGTTAATACAGTACAAAATATTGGCCAGAAAATTTAGAATCCTTAATCATCATTATATTTGAAGAAtgtgtttatttttctattttttaaaactaaaatgaaTCCTAATCAAACAACAATTGGATTTAGCTGTAGAAAATTAAGGTGTGATTTGAATTGAAGACGAAAcgtgaaacttttgtcaaaagaCCAGATGGAAATGTTGGCACACTGTGGATATGCATCATTTCGAAGAAACGTGGTGGGAAAGTATTCTCATACGTGAATTGAATTTGCAAATGACTTTGAATTCTTGGTGACTGGTGGTATGTTGAAGATATAAATAGGGTCTCATGGTTGCAAACATTAGCAAGAGTTCATCTATCTATCTTCCCAGTTGTGCAAGTTTGTTTGACATTTGATTGTCTCAAGTGGCTTTCGAGAAATTCAGAAATGGGTGTTCCAGTGATTGATGTAAAGAACATTCATGGAGGAGACAGGAAGGCCATTATGGCTCAAATTGCACAGGCTTCTGTGTCTCCTGGATTTTTTTCAGGTATATATGCTTGCTTTTCATTTGGGTTATATTAGAAataggaaaaaaatattttttcaggTGTATATGCTTGCTTTTCATCTGGGTTATACTAGAAATAGAAAAAAATTGGGTCGGTTGTTTCGATTGTATAAGTAAAACATTTTTTAATGAATTTCGGTTAGTGTTGGGATCATTTTCTTATAATTATTTTACTGTTCTTATGTTATAAtcttattgttgttttggttataTAAATAAAGTAAGTTCTGATTAAGAAACAATAAGATGATAACATATAACAGTAAAATGATTGTAAGATAGCCAGCTGAATCCATCTTACAATTAAAAAGATGGGTCAACTGTTAATTGGGTGCTGATATTtttatattgaaaaaaaattaatttaattttgattgATAGGATCTTCAATAACAATACATATCATGGGTGGACTGATATGCTTTGTTTGAAAATTTGGAATTTGTGCAATTAATTAAGGgtaaaagtttttttaatttttcagattACAAACCATGGCATTGACCGTGGTCTTCTGGACCGTGTGAAGGAGGTATGTTCACAGCAATATAAGATTAACAGAGAACAAAACTTCAAGAATTCTTCACCAGTAAAGGCACTGAACAAAGCCATTGAAGCTGAAGCAAAGGGAAATAATGTTGAGAAGATTGAGAATATGGATTGGGAGGATGTTTTTCAAGTGCATGAGATGCGAGACGCAAATTCTTGGCCTTCAGAACCCAAAGATTTCAAGTATGTGTACAATATTCAATCAATACTAAAAATACTGCTGCACATCATTTTATTTGGTCCTCCTATATATTTCCTATAATGTGGAATAGTAGAATCAGAGTAAACATTACAATTCTTAAATTTTGACATTATTTTTCAAATTCGAACATTGTTTTGAGATGTTATTTGGATGAAGGTAAAAATTATCGTTGAAGGGTCAAGAAGTTTTATTCAAGTCAATGCAAAACATCTAACACATTAACATTTGCATTTTATGCAGGGAGATAATTGAGGAGTTCCGCAGCCAAATATTCAATCTGACAGAGAAACTTTTGGAAATAGTAAGTGAAAGTTTGGGGCTAGAGAAAGGATATCTGAAATGGGCATTTGCAGGGGGAGACAAGGAGAAGCCATTCTTTGGCACCAAGGTGAGCCATTATCCTGCCTGCACTAGGCCAGATCTGATAAAGGGTATCCGTGCTCATACAGATGCAGGTGGGCTCATTCTTTTGTACCAAGATGATGAGGTTCCTGGCCTTCAAGTGCTTAACAATGGTACTTGGATTGATGTGCAACCTATGCAATACTCAATAGTTGTAAACATAGGTGATCAGTTAGAAGCAGTGAGCAATGGCAAGTATAAGAGTGCATGGCATCGAATTCTTCCAACAAAGGATGGAAACCGGTTATCAGTGGCATCCTTCTATAATCCCTCATACAATGCACTGGTCAGCCCTGCACCTCAGCTCATTGCTCAAGCTCAACCCAATGAAAATGCTGCTCATGAATTATATACTTATCCAAAGTATCTATTTGGCGACTATATGAAGATTTACTCTCAGCAAAAATATGAAGAAAAAGAACCCCGCTTCAAAGCAGTGGGAAGGTTGAATGAACCAATTTATTGTTGAATGAATAAGGTTTACACTCAATAAATTAGTAATCAGGTTAGTTGGGTGGGAAGTTATTTTCTTAATGAAAAAATAATGACTTTATAAAGTCAGTCTATTGAATCTAATAGATGCAAAAGACTAATAAAATGAGCTGTAAGGTTATTGTTGAAAGGATTGTTCTTTGCTGATAAGTGTTTGATTTATTGACAAAGCCATCCAGACCGTTGTGTGTTGTTGGTTAATATTCATTGTTGAGCATTGGATACTTGTGCAAATTTTGTATGCAACACATCATTTTCCAGACGTTGTATTGAAGTTGGTGGTTGATGTTGTATGTGAGAAGTGTTAGCAATAAGCTAGACGATGAGGATGAAATAAAAGCGTTGCCGGGAATCTTTTGTATGATTAAAGATGCATCGCAAGACTTCGCAGGAAGAAGTAAACCACTAATATGTTTACACTGAGTTAACAATTTTGAAGGACTAAGATATGCTCTAGTTTTTCATGTCATGAATTGTATTTGTTTGTGTTTAAAAATCTGcaatttaagtatatatatatgaaAGAAACAACTGTTGTGCAAGGAGTATGGCCGAAAAGGTAGAATGTGTTTGAACATGCCATATAAATGCAAATACAACCCCTGTGTTGAAATGTAAATGCAAAGTTGATTTCTGTGGGATACTGTGAAAAGAGGTAAATTTTCATTTAAATATTGATTAAAGTTGCATTATGGAGATTGTGTGTGATCGGTATTTTTAGTGAGTTGTGTTTTGCAGTGATAaggttaatagattttttttttttgggtcgaTAATAGGCAGAGCCAGGAAAATAtattgattttaaagaaaatttacAAAAGAAACCACAGATTTCTACAATGATCTAGTACGGCATAAAAATTGTGGATATAAAATTATGTCCATGAGCATGCACAGAAGGAGAAAACCACATCCATAGTCCTGAATTTATCTAAACTCAGAGTGGGTTTAGCTGCCGATTACAAAACATTTATCCTTTTCAGATGAAAACTATAAAAGCTTTATCAAAATTTATAAGTCTGAGACATCGTTAAATAGTTTCATTTAGAAGATTTAGATTAACAAAGAAAATCAAAAGAAGAGTCAACTATGTGCTCTGTAACAGCCTCAAAAACAAACATACTTACTGAAACCTATCTATTTAATCCTCTCCTCGAGGCATGAGAGGAGGCATTGGAGCACAACCTCTTCCAAgagattttttttaattgaaattatAAAGTGATAATTGTATAAATGGTGCATTTTTGGGACATTTTTACAATGTTCAATTACATTATTTTTGTGCTTTTGGGGTCATGCATGATACATTTGGAAAAGCTTTAAGTTTACATGTTCTTTTTTAGAATTTAAAGAGGAACATGTATAATTGAAGGTTTCTATTCTACAAATTTGAtgagttgttgttgattggatagtCAAATCTGCATATTAATTATGGATAGTTGAGTGGGTTCAATAATTAGAGCATTTGTCCTAGCGATCTTGGGATCGTGTTGATGCAGAGTTGGGTTATCAGAACATTTGCCTAGACATGAAGAGTTTGGGTTGATGTTGATGAATTGGGACATTTGCCTAGACACAAAAGTTTGGGTTATAATCAAAACATTTACTTAGAGAAGTTAAACTTGATCCATTAATTTACCACATTACTTAGTGATCATATAGACAAGAGTGAGAAAAATGGAGAGTACATAAAGAGAAGTGTCGCAATAAGATACAAGGTTAGGTAGGAGTTAGTAAGCTCAACTACCTGATAAAAGTATTAATGCAACCGAGGAAATACAATATGACAGCTAATATCTACCTAAGTGGAACTTAAGCAAGAGTAAATTATATTTACTCTAACAATTTTCAAACTATAAAAcataagtttccattagtttttgataacaagttttgaggggacccgaaaccccatacaataggttttgaagggacttggaacccaatagattttaccgagatctagaacccaacaaagcaaGCTACTCAAAGATATTAACAATGAAAGCCACAACCAAACAACATCCAACCAAAGAAAAACAAGGCTGCTCGAAGGAATAAACTTAAGAAATCTAGCAGGCCCACCAAAACTAGGACTGAAAATATCAGCCCCAAGAAAGAGCACAAGGGTAAAACAGAGGCACCCTTAGCCTATATTTACAACCATGGGTGGATCCGGGCACTCATAACCCCAAATATAAAATCCAGGTAGCAACATTTGACCATACATACCCAATCTGGAAACTAAGGGTTTTGACAGGTTCCCCAAACCTAGAATTTGGGTTTTGAATTGGTGCCCAAAACTAGCAAAGGGTCTTCCAAGATCCCCAAACCTTCAGCAAAGAAACCAGGTCACCATTAGCACAACCttcccttaaccaaaaacaagaacAAAAGCTGGCAAGACCAGGCCCTCAAAAATTGCTAGCATCCATCCTATTAATAGGTTTTGCATGGCTCCCAAAACCAAAAAAAAGGTTACCCAAGGTACCAAAAGCTAGGAACAAAACAGCCTTCTGAAGAGACAACAATAAGAGCACATGCCACAAAAACAGTTGGGGATCTAGGAAGAGAAAAACCCAGACACTTTCGAGAAGACAACTTTGAGAGAGAGAACAACAAACCTCAGCCAGCGGCATGGGCAACATTAGAAGTCGAAAAGCCCAAACAcaccatctctccacctcaataggagagatgtccacctcaataggactatGAGAAAGACAAATAGACGTCCCAAAAAGCACCATAACAGTAAGCTAAAGCCAATCTTTACCCCTCCACCatatctccacctccataggaaactGGGTCACTTCTATCAGACAAGGAAGGGTGAAAACCAGACGCCCAGTAAACCCTCTCAAAAGGCTCCTTAAAAGTAGgtcctccacctcaataggaggaaAGCCTAGCAACGAAAGAACAAAAGGAGAAGCACATTCCAAACATCTAAAATAGACCTTCCAAAGCTTCGAAGGAGCCTTAGAAATAACAACATCTCCGAAAACCAAAGCCCCAGGAGAAACCAAAACGGAGGTCACAAAGACCAAAACCCAAATCCTTCCACATCCCCTGTCATCCAAAGTACAGAACAAATAGGGAGCCCTAAAGGGAGAAGTATAATCGTAGGGTTCTGATCCCGCACTCAAAAGCTAATGCAGAGGAGCCTTCTCTCCTTGTGCAGAAGCATCTTCTCCACCAATGCCCTCTGTAACCATCATTAGAAGGAACAAAGAGAAAGGGAAGGTCGACCATACCACCTCCCCAACAGGGGCACTAACCCCCCACCTCTGCCAAAACAAAAATAGGAGGATCAATGCATCCCCATCCATCATCGAAGCCAAAAGGCACACACCTCACAATCGCGACGTAGAACACAACCCATCTTGCAACGGTGCAACAAAGTCAAAACCTGCCAAAAAAACCAGCAAAATGCTGCCAAAGAATGGTCGCCACAATCGTCTTCATCGTCTGAATTGGCTTCCTCATCATTTGAGGAAACCCCAGCCCCTATGTTCCCGCCTCTCCTGCTCAAACCCATCTATTTCAACgataagttgccattagtttcatctAATAAATGACCATTATTATATCTATAATACTTGTTCAAAATGTTATTGTCAATTTTAAACAATATTTAAATCAAaacattttattaaaataataattatattaatatgtttttcaataaatatttaatatgtgtgttttatgtaaaataaatatttagaaGTAACATTATAAATTTAATAGATATAAtgaaatttataatatattttttaattaaaaagagttTCCACAAAAACCAAATAAATATGGAGTTTTAGTAAATTAATTTTAAAGTAAATTATTAGTATGACAAAAACAATTCTTTAATTTtatgttaaaaatatttaaattaaatccaTTTTCTATTTTCTTTAAAATTGTATAAACTAGATATGTATTAATTTCATTTAAATTGATCATGAAAACATAATTTTAACATCTCTATTTTACATGAAATTCAATTGCATTTCAATTGGAATTGCGATTAGAATATTTATACCAAAATGTGTAATGGACTTGCAATATTGTTCTAATGAAACTCTATATAAgagttgtatacacataaaattggttatgagcaattaaataaatattttatatattttataaattattcttctattaaatagttaatttgaaagtattaatttatttaatgcattttatatccttctattaattaatttaattaaaacattttaattcattttatccctttcttctattttaataattaaataattgatatttgattattcctctatctactatcatatagtctcattaattagataatttattaattatttaatcccttttccaactcacgtttccatctccacttcatctcccctttgccaactcatccatcatgtggataaattaattcaacaaaataaaataaaataaaatcatttattagccacttatctccaacttccaaaataaatgaaatattgtgtgcgTACACATATTtattaaccttcttctatattctctccaacatccctatatcttaggaggacttgagtccacttgtcctctcattcctacatcttctccaactatcctatatcctctcaagtcttcaacccagtcaaggtgagatgggtgacacttgtcttctccttccccctttctctcaaccttcaacctcttgctcatagccatccaatttgctagatttgatcatgactgttgatctctgccaccttaGCTTTTGcattcaaaaatctataaaaagaggcctcccaagccattttgaaactaata
This window harbors:
- the LOC131033136 gene encoding 1-aminocyclopropane-1-carboxylate oxidase-like, with product MEETGRPLWLKLHRLLCLLDFFQITNHGIDRGLLDRVKEVCSQQYKINREQNFKNSSPVKALNKAIEAEAKGNNVEKIENMDWEDVFQVHEMRDANSWPSEPKDFKEIIEEFRSQIFNLTEKLLEIVSESLGLEKGYLKWAFAGGDKEKPFFGTKVSHYPACTRPDLIKGIRAHTDAGGLILLYQDDEVPGLQVLNNGTWIDVQPMQYSIVVNIGDQLEAVSNGKYKSAWHRILPTKDGNRLSVASFYNPSYNALVSPAPQLIAQAQPNENAAHELYTYPKYLFGDYMKIYSQQKYEEKEPRFKAVGRLNEPIYC